In Paractinoplanes brasiliensis, the following proteins share a genomic window:
- a CDS encoding ABC transporter permease, translated as MLSYIVRRVFNAIITLLVVTAVTFGIFFAIPKAIGTDPALLYIGKQSDPAAIEGIRQKMGFDEPIYVQYGNFLKGIVAGRDYSNGADVTHCPAPCLGYSFSTDQEVTPLLLEDIPVTLSLALGAAVLWLLIGISAGVLSALRRGSFVDRAAMTTALAGVSLPVYFTGLLSSAIFVYALGWLPESNYAPLTEDPGQWFTSLILPWITLAFLFAATYARLTRANMLETLGEDYVRTARAKGLTERIVIGKHALRSGLTPIVTIFGLDLGALLGGAILTENVFNLRGLGYQALNAIRQNDLPIILGVTLIAAFFIVFANLIVDLVYGWIDPRVRLA; from the coding sequence GTGCTGTCATACATCGTCCGTCGCGTGTTCAACGCGATCATCACGCTGCTGGTGGTGACTGCGGTCACGTTCGGCATCTTCTTCGCCATTCCGAAGGCGATCGGCACCGACCCGGCGCTGCTCTACATCGGTAAGCAGTCGGACCCCGCGGCCATCGAGGGCATCCGGCAGAAGATGGGGTTCGACGAACCCATCTACGTGCAGTACGGCAACTTCCTCAAGGGCATCGTGGCCGGACGTGACTACTCGAACGGCGCGGACGTCACCCACTGCCCGGCGCCCTGTCTCGGTTACTCGTTCTCGACCGACCAGGAAGTCACCCCGCTGCTGCTGGAGGACATCCCGGTCACCCTGTCGCTGGCGCTCGGCGCGGCGGTGCTGTGGCTGCTCATCGGCATCTCGGCCGGCGTGCTCTCGGCGTTGCGCAGAGGCTCGTTCGTCGACCGGGCCGCGATGACCACGGCCCTGGCCGGCGTCTCGCTACCGGTCTATTTCACCGGTCTGCTTTCCTCGGCGATCTTCGTGTACGCGCTGGGGTGGCTGCCGGAAAGCAACTACGCACCGCTCACTGAGGACCCTGGGCAATGGTTCACCAGCCTGATCCTGCCCTGGATCACGCTCGCGTTCCTGTTCGCGGCGACCTACGCCCGTCTCACCCGCGCCAACATGCTCGAGACCCTGGGCGAGGACTACGTGCGTACGGCCCGGGCCAAGGGTCTCACCGAGCGGATCGTCATCGGTAAGCACGCCCTGCGCTCCGGCCTGACCCCGATCGTCACGATCTTCGGCCTTGACCTCGGCGCGCTGCTCGGCGGCGCCATTCTCACCGAGAACGTCTTCAACCTGCGCGGCCTGGGCTATCAGGCGCTCAACGCGATCCGGCAGAACGACCTGCCCATCATCCTGGGCGTGACGCTGATCGCCGCGTTCTTCATCGTCTTCGCGAACCTCATCGTCGACCTGGTCTACGGCTGGATCGACCCGCGCGTGCGGCTGGCCTGA
- a CDS encoding ABC transporter ATP-binding protein → MSENLLEVSGLEKHFPITKGLLKRQVGAVRAVDGVDLQVRSGETLGLVGESGCGKSTTGRLFTRILEPTGGKIVFEGEDISHKSVTQLRPLRRDVQMIFQDPYSSLNPRHTVGSIIAAPLQIQNIPTPQGTKKAVQELLELVGLNPEHYNRYPHEFSGGQRQRIGIARALALRPKLIVADEPVSALDVSIQAQVVNLLEDLQSEFDLTYVFIAHDLSVVRHISDRVAVMYLGKVVEIAERDDLYKNPRHPYTVALMSAVPVPDPARRDRAQRDRVLLTGDVPSPINPPSGCRFRTRCWKAQDICATEEPPLVTRLDDPQSHQTACHFPVVDDETVAGRRPAATPA, encoded by the coding sequence ATGAGCGAGAACCTGCTCGAGGTCTCCGGCCTGGAGAAGCACTTCCCGATCACCAAGGGCCTGCTCAAGCGGCAGGTCGGGGCGGTCCGCGCGGTCGACGGCGTCGACCTGCAGGTGCGCTCGGGCGAGACGCTGGGCCTGGTCGGCGAGTCCGGCTGCGGCAAGTCGACGACCGGGCGCCTGTTCACCCGGATCCTGGAACCGACCGGCGGCAAGATCGTTTTTGAGGGCGAGGACATCTCGCACAAGAGCGTCACCCAGCTCCGGCCGCTCCGCCGCGACGTACAGATGATCTTCCAGGACCCGTACTCGTCGCTGAACCCGCGGCACACGGTCGGCTCGATCATCGCGGCGCCGCTGCAGATCCAGAACATCCCGACCCCGCAGGGCACCAAGAAGGCCGTGCAGGAGCTGCTCGAGCTGGTCGGCCTCAACCCGGAGCACTACAACCGCTACCCGCACGAGTTCTCCGGCGGTCAGCGGCAGCGCATCGGCATCGCGCGGGCGCTCGCCCTGCGGCCCAAGCTGATCGTGGCCGACGAGCCGGTCTCCGCGCTCGACGTGTCGATCCAGGCCCAGGTGGTCAACCTGCTGGAGGACCTGCAGAGCGAGTTCGACCTGACCTACGTGTTCATCGCGCACGACCTGTCAGTGGTGCGGCACATCTCGGACCGGGTCGCCGTCATGTACCTGGGCAAGGTCGTGGAGATCGCCGAGCGCGACGACCTCTACAAGAACCCGCGCCACCCGTACACGGTCGCCCTGATGTCGGCCGTGCCGGTGCCCGACCCGGCCCGTCGGGACCGTGCCCAGCGCGACCGGGTGTTGCTCACCGGCGACGTGCCCAGCCCGATCAACCCGCCGTCCGGCTGCCGCTTCCGTACCCGCTGCTGGAAGGCGCAGGACATCTGCGCCACCGAGGAGCCGCCGCTGGTCACCCGGCTCGACGACCCGCAGTCGCACCAGACCGCCTGCCACTTCCCGGTGGTCGACGACGAGACGGTCGCGGGCCGCCGGCCGGCCGCAACACCTGCCTGA
- a CDS encoding ABC transporter ATP-binding protein has product MSIGATNKRPFLEIKDLTVRFETDDGIVQAVSGSTFSLEAGQTLGIVGESGSGKSVTSLAVLGLHRTRSNAKVSGEIWLEDQELVTATDEEVRQLRGGKMAMIFQDPLSAMHPYFTVGSQIVEAYRVHHPGENKKVARERAIDMLARVGIPQPERRFNDYAHQFSGGMRQRAMIAMALVNDPKLLIADEPTTALDVTVQAQILDLIRDLQEEFHSAVIMITHDLGVVAELADDVLVMYGGKVIEKGAALEVFQNPQHPYTWGLLGSMPRLDREVRDRLTPVKGSPPSLINLPDGCAFHPRCPYAGRNGNRSFTEVPLLRGDAHKVACHLPPEDRTRIFREEVLPNL; this is encoded by the coding sequence GTGTCCATCGGCGCCACCAACAAACGCCCGTTCCTCGAGATCAAGGACCTCACCGTCCGGTTCGAGACCGACGACGGCATCGTCCAGGCGGTCTCGGGCTCCACGTTCAGCCTCGAGGCCGGCCAGACCCTGGGCATCGTCGGCGAGTCCGGCTCGGGCAAGAGCGTCACGTCGCTCGCCGTCCTCGGCCTGCACCGCACCCGCAGCAACGCCAAGGTCAGCGGCGAGATCTGGCTCGAGGACCAGGAGCTGGTCACCGCCACCGACGAGGAGGTACGTCAGCTCCGCGGCGGCAAGATGGCGATGATCTTCCAGGACCCGCTGAGCGCGATGCACCCGTACTTCACGGTCGGGTCGCAGATCGTCGAGGCGTACCGGGTGCACCACCCCGGCGAGAACAAGAAGGTCGCCCGTGAGCGCGCGATCGACATGCTGGCCCGGGTCGGCATCCCGCAGCCCGAGCGGCGCTTCAACGACTACGCCCACCAGTTCTCGGGCGGCATGCGGCAGCGCGCGATGATCGCGATGGCGCTGGTCAACGACCCGAAGCTGCTGATCGCCGACGAGCCGACCACGGCCCTCGACGTGACAGTGCAGGCGCAGATCCTCGACCTGATCCGCGACCTGCAGGAGGAGTTCCACTCCGCGGTCATCATGATCACGCACGACCTCGGCGTGGTGGCCGAGCTCGCCGACGACGTCCTGGTGATGTACGGCGGCAAGGTGATCGAGAAGGGCGCCGCGCTGGAGGTCTTCCAGAACCCGCAGCACCCGTACACGTGGGGCCTGCTCGGCTCGATGCCGCGGCTCGACCGTGAGGTGCGCGACCGGCTCACCCCCGTCAAGGGCTCGCCGCCCAGCCTGATCAACCTGCCCGACGGCTGTGCTTTCCACCCGCGCTGCCCGTACGCGGGACGCAACGGCAACCGGTCGTTCACCGAGGTGCCCCTGCTGCGCGGCGACGCGCACAAGGTCGCCTGCCACCTGCCCCCGGAGGATCGCACCAGGATCTTCCGGGAGGAAGTGCTCCCGAACCTGTGA
- a CDS encoding ABC transporter substrate-binding protein, translating to MARKTRVLAASGVALALGLTTAACGGSSDDDNKGSTASNGKSEFNAAVTSVVNPSTAKGGTLNLWSSQDADSWDPARGYYAFVWNLNRLYTRKLVDYAATPGKDGLKVVPDLAEAEPTISDDKLTYTFKLRSGLKWDDGAPITSKDVKYGIQRVWATDVITGGPYYLPNVLDQGQNYKGPYKDTAPDKLGLKSVTTPDDQTIVFKLAKPYSDFLYLLAMPGSGPVPQKRDTGAQYGAKPAASGPYMFKSIAPGKSAEWVRNPNWDQATDPIRKALPDAIKLTITTNADDLDNRLLAGTADLDVGQTGVQAAARTKLLTDNTLKANADAPNTGFLRFADMTPVAPLNNIECRKAVIYAADPTSIQTARGGPFAGGDIGTSILPPNIAGSDENYDPYNRKQGKPQLDKAKEALTKCGQPNGFNVTIAARNNRAAEVKTAEALQASLKAAGITAKIDQYDGAQDSAIGGSPEIVKQRGYGIIITGWGADYPSGAGYMQPLADSRFITKNGNFNRSEIKDPAIDKLFDDAAGETDPAKAAEIYKQINQKIMEGAYVLPFVVDKALNYRNPRLTNAYVHESFGMLDFQALGVSDGK from the coding sequence GTGGCACGCAAGACAAGGGTGCTGGCGGCGTCAGGCGTCGCCCTCGCACTCGGGCTGACCACCGCCGCGTGCGGTGGCAGCTCGGATGACGACAACAAGGGCAGTACTGCTTCCAACGGCAAGTCGGAGTTCAACGCCGCGGTCACCAGCGTGGTCAACCCGAGCACGGCCAAGGGTGGCACGCTCAACCTGTGGTCGTCGCAGGACGCAGACAGCTGGGACCCGGCGCGTGGCTACTACGCCTTCGTCTGGAACCTCAACCGTCTCTACACCCGCAAGCTGGTGGACTACGCCGCCACGCCGGGCAAGGACGGCCTCAAGGTCGTGCCCGACCTGGCCGAGGCCGAGCCGACGATCAGTGACGACAAGCTGACCTACACCTTCAAGCTGCGCAGCGGCCTGAAGTGGGACGACGGCGCGCCGATCACGTCGAAGGACGTCAAGTACGGCATCCAGCGCGTCTGGGCGACCGACGTGATCACCGGCGGCCCGTACTACCTGCCGAACGTGCTCGACCAGGGCCAGAACTACAAGGGCCCCTACAAGGACACTGCCCCCGACAAGCTGGGCCTGAAGTCGGTCACCACGCCGGACGACCAGACGATCGTCTTCAAGCTGGCCAAGCCGTACTCGGACTTCCTGTACCTGCTGGCCATGCCCGGCTCGGGCCCGGTGCCGCAGAAGCGGGACACCGGCGCGCAGTACGGCGCGAAGCCCGCGGCCTCCGGCCCGTACATGTTCAAGTCGATCGCGCCCGGCAAGAGCGCCGAGTGGGTCCGGAACCCGAACTGGGACCAGGCCACCGACCCGATCCGCAAGGCGCTGCCCGACGCGATCAAGCTGACGATCACCACCAACGCCGACGACCTGGACAACCGTCTGCTCGCCGGCACGGCGGACCTCGACGTCGGCCAGACCGGCGTGCAGGCTGCGGCCCGCACCAAGCTGCTGACCGACAACACCCTGAAGGCGAACGCCGACGCCCCCAACACGGGCTTCCTCCGCTTCGCCGACATGACGCCGGTCGCGCCGCTCAACAACATCGAGTGCCGCAAGGCGGTCATCTACGCCGCCGACCCGACCTCGATCCAGACCGCGCGTGGTGGCCCGTTCGCGGGTGGCGACATCGGCACCAGCATCCTCCCGCCGAACATCGCCGGCTCGGACGAGAACTACGACCCGTACAACCGCAAGCAGGGCAAGCCGCAGCTGGACAAGGCCAAGGAGGCCCTGACCAAGTGTGGCCAGCCGAACGGCTTCAACGTGACGATCGCCGCCCGTAACAACCGGGCCGCCGAGGTCAAGACCGCCGAGGCGCTGCAGGCGTCGCTCAAGGCGGCCGGCATCACCGCCAAGATCGACCAGTACGACGGCGCGCAGGACTCGGCCATCGGTGGTTCGCCGGAGATCGTGAAGCAGCGCGGTTACGGCATCATCATCACCGGTTGGGGCGCGGACTACCCCAGTGGCGCCGGCTACATGCAGCCGCTGGCCGACAGCCGGTTCATCACGAAGAACGGCAACTTCAACCGTTCGGAGATCAAGGACCCGGCGATCGACAAGCTGTTCGACGACGCCGCCGGCGAGACCGACCCGGCCAAGGCCGCGGAGATCTACAAGCAGATCAACCAGAAGATCATGGAGGGCGCGTACGTGCTCCCGTTCGTGGTCGACAAGGCGCTCAACTACCGCAACCCGCGGCTGACGAACGCGTACGTGCACGAGTCGTTCGGCATGCTGGACTTCCAGGCGCTCGGCGTCAGCGACGGTAAGTGA
- a CDS encoding ABC transporter permease encodes MSLGPEASVTDEKTAPTADAADRPGEKAIAGRSLKQIAWRRLKKDKVAIAGGCVVIFLVVVAILAPLLIKLFGHPWDEYHQDALDTELGTGLPKGALGGMSWDYLLGVEPVTGRDIFSRIVYGAQTTLAVAFLAAFLATFLGTVFGLAAGFLGGWVDTVISRIMDFLLAFPQLLFAIALLSVLPDEFFGLGPRWSRVGVLIGVIGFFGWPYIGRIVRGQTLSLREREFVEASRSLGARSGRILFRELLPNLAAPILVYTTLIIPTNILTEAALSFLGVGIPPPNPSWGGMLSDAVQFYRIDPMYMIVPGSVIFITVLAFNLFGDGLRDALDPKAR; translated from the coding sequence ATGTCGCTTGGCCCAGAGGCGTCGGTCACCGACGAGAAGACTGCGCCTACCGCCGACGCGGCTGACCGCCCTGGCGAGAAGGCGATCGCCGGACGATCGCTCAAGCAGATCGCGTGGCGTCGCCTGAAGAAGGACAAGGTGGCGATCGCCGGTGGTTGCGTTGTCATCTTCCTCGTCGTCGTGGCGATCCTGGCCCCGCTGCTGATCAAGCTGTTCGGCCACCCGTGGGACGAGTATCACCAAGACGCGCTCGACACCGAACTCGGCACGGGCCTGCCCAAGGGCGCGCTCGGCGGCATGAGCTGGGATTACCTTCTCGGTGTGGAGCCGGTGACCGGCCGCGACATCTTCAGCCGGATCGTCTACGGAGCGCAGACCACGCTGGCTGTCGCGTTCCTGGCGGCCTTCCTGGCCACGTTCCTCGGCACCGTCTTCGGCCTGGCGGCCGGCTTCCTCGGTGGCTGGGTCGACACGGTGATCAGCCGGATCATGGACTTCCTGCTGGCCTTCCCGCAGCTGCTGTTCGCCATCGCGCTGCTGTCGGTGCTGCCGGACGAGTTTTTCGGGCTCGGCCCCCGCTGGTCGCGGGTCGGCGTGCTGATCGGCGTCATCGGCTTCTTCGGCTGGCCGTACATCGGCCGGATCGTGCGCGGCCAGACGCTCTCGTTGCGGGAGCGGGAATTCGTCGAGGCCTCACGCAGCCTGGGCGCTCGTTCGGGCCGGATCCTCTTCCGTGAGCTGCTGCCCAACCTGGCGGCGCCGATCCTCGTCTACACGACGCTGATCATCCCGACGAACATCCTGACCGAGGCCGCGCTGAGCTTCCTCGGCGTCGGCATCCCGCCGCCGAACCCGTCGTGGGGTGGCATGTTGTCGGACGCGGTGCAGTTCTACCGCATCGACCCGATGTACATGATCGTTCCAGGCTCGGTGATCTTCATAACCGTGCTGGCCTTCAACCTCTTCGGTGACGGCCTGCGCGACGCGCTCGACCCCAAGGCTCGCTGA